The DNA sequence TGCTGATGAAAGGATAACCATAACCGGCAAGGGTCAGGCTGCAGCCGAATTGCAGATCATCATGAAACTGCGGTTCAAGTTTTTCATCGCGCGCGGCCTGATAAATCACTTCAAAAGGATTTTTGAGCAGGCGCAGAATCATCTGCGTCGAGGTGACGCCCATGCGCACGTTGTATTCCAACACATGCCAGCGGCCCTCGTGCTTGGCAGCAGTGACCTGCACCGGGCCATGAAATTTGGTTTCACGCAACCAGGGCAGTAGAGGATGCAGCAACTCGCGCGCGAGGCCGTATTTATCTTGCGGATCTTTTTCCACCAATCCGCCCAGCGGTGCGCCGGCCACGATTCCCATGTTGCCGTCAAAGGCGCGTTTGTACTCTTGATTGGTGGCCAGCGAGTAGATCTCGCCGTTGCTCACCACGGCAATGTGTCCGGCTTCCGCGCGTCCCATGTACTCTTGCAAGAAGACACCTTCAGCGTAGTCCAGGCGTTCGAGCCAGTGATGCGTGTCTTCCACGGTTTCACAGACAATCGTGTGAATCGGGCTGGTCGGCGAGCACAGCGGGTTTTTGATAACATAAGGCCGTGGATCATTTTTCAAAACGGCTTCGGCTTCCAGGCGGTTGCGCGCGACATAGGCTTTGGGGAAGGCGATGCCGTATTGTTCGCATAATCGGCGGCCCCAGTCGCGCTCGCGCTCCAGGCGCATGGCTTCGCCGAAGGGCGAAAAGATGGGGAGATTCAGCGAAAGCAATTCTTCCGACCACGGCTGCAAAACCCAGTCAATGGACATGGGAATCAACAGATCGACTTTTTTATCACGCACGAAACGCACCGGACTGGGAAAATAAGAGGCAGGATAAACTTCGCCTTCGAGAGAAGGGCCGTAGTGGCCGTAGCTGCGCGTCAAATAGCAGCTCACGCGCGCCCCGTTTTCGCGCAGAATGCGCATCACGGCATGTGCAAAGGCACCCACGCCCAATAGCAGGACATGCGGAGAAGTAGGCATTGTTTATGACTTGTCCAATAGGTTAAGCGACGGCTTGGCCGTCGCTTCTCTGATTCGATGCGCGATAGCTCAGCGATGGCTTGGCCATCGCTTTCAACTTTACAGTATAAAATGAGCAAGGCCAAGCCTAAGCAGATCGCCCAC is a window from the Cytophagia bacterium CHB2 genome containing:
- a CDS encoding phosphoribosylamine--glycine ligase gives rise to the protein MPTSPHVLLLGVGAFAHAVMRILRENGARVSCYLTRSYGHYGPSLEGEVYPASYFPSPVRFVRDKKVDLLIPMSIDWVLQPWSEELLSLNLPIFSPFGEAMRLERERDWGRRLCEQYGIAFPKAYVARNRLEAEAVLKNDPRPYVIKNPLCSPTSPIHTIVCETVEDTHHWLERLDYAEGVFLQEYMGRAEAGHIAVVSNGEIYSLATNQEYKRAFDGNMGIVAGAPLGGLVEKDPQDKYGLARELLHPLLPWLRETKFHGPVQVTAAKHEGRWHVLEYNVRMGVTSTQMILRLLKNPFEVIYQAARDEKLEPQFHDDLQFGCSLTLAGYGYPFISIQGPRLPVRLLGEPTCDIWWNEVAEDATGGLVMTGHRIADVVALSNSLESAIKRAYENIRMIKCLSSYYRTDVGMSLWPPGKE